In Carassius auratus strain Wakin chromosome 37, ASM336829v1, whole genome shotgun sequence, the DNA window tattattataaaagaaaattCAGATTACATTTACCATTtctacattttcaaataattttttgaattaaactaaatgtaaatgtatttgtaattatcTTTTAAATTAAAGTTGTTTCTAAATTATGACTGCTTTtgatataaacatataaaacactTATAAGTGGATAATTGTTGGTTGCACACGTTGTTTTTATATGTTACTTTGGAATAGCATGTTGgcttttttttggtgggggtCCTCTGAGAAATCTAACCCTGTCCAGACAAGTCTGATGTTGTgatgtattattgttttaacaGTGCTTCTCATTTATTTGAACCCCATCAGGTATTTAAATATACCTTATTTGTAACTGGAGTGTAAAAACAGTTTAACTGAACTGACATCGGATGAAAACAGAAGAGCAGTAGATCTGCTTTTTTAATGAACTGTAATTTGATTCTTTTTGTAATGTCGACACTTTGAATTGGATTGAATGactatttaacaataataattgtagaCCGTTGTTGCTAATGTGGACTGTTCATTTGAGTCGGTGTTGTGATCTGAAGCATTATCCAGTAATACGGGTCGTGTGTTGGGCTCAACATATGATTGTTGATTGAAAACAGCAGCTCTGTTTGACCGGATGCCTTCAGGGTTGTTGATAGATGGAGGCTGTTTGCCTGAAGTGATCAGTCATTGGAGAGGGCAGTATTTGCAGACAAACAGTCATAAATACACAACCTTTATTCAGTCATGTGAATATGAGGGAGCGTATAGTATACTTCTGCTTTTTATTTGACTCTGTACTCCAAAATCTATCACTAAATTGTATGTGTAGTCTGGTAcaattaattgtttaataatatataactaTATGGAAGCTTAATGTCAAATTtcttctgcttaccaaggctgcattcctttgattaaaaatacattataaacagcaatattgtgaaatattattacaatttgaaataactgttttctgtgtgaatctctgttaaagtgtaatttatttctgtgatgtgcagctgtattttcagcatcactacacttaagatatttatatatttataaatgtatttatttattttggaaagcatgcattttcaggatttttgatgaattgagagttcaaaataacaggttttattttgaatataaatcttttgtgacTTTATAAATGCCTTTTgaccattttaatgcatccttgctgaatgaaagtaagtattaatatatttaaaaggtatagtatgtgtgtaaatgtttgtttcttattatttattatattcctGTAGCCAAAGGTGACAAATTATGCTCTTTCTAATTGAATGTTGGAGTTCTCCTCCTAGTACCCCATTAAACTATAACCATTCCTCAGCACTAAACGTCTATTCTTGTTTATTGGTTTCACATCGCACCTAATCTCCTGTTTGTTGCCCAGTTGAGGCATTAGTGAAAGTACTGATGGAAAATACAAATGGAAAGATCTGCATTAGTGGAGTCACACATGCACATTTTGCTGTGGAACCACATGTACGTTTGATTGGAAACTAACCTCGTCGTAATTCAGTGGAATAGTCCAATTCTTTGATCCTCAAAGCTAGTCTTTCTACAGCCGTTAATCCAGGAAATGCTGTATAGTCTACACTTCTCGCTCATTAGTGGTCATTCACACCTCATCTGCGTCTGCAGGTCGTAATGAGCCGCTGAAGAAAGACAAGCTGAAGTGGAAGAGCGACTACCCCATGACGGAGGGCCAGCTCCGCAGTAAGAGAGATGAGTTTTGGGACACGGCTCCAGCGTTCGAGGGGCGCAAGGAGATCTGGGACGCCCTGAAAGCTGCCGCTGTTGCTCTGGAGTGTAACGATCATGAACTGGCTCAGGCTATCGTGGACGGAGCCAACATCACATTACCACACGGTGAGAGTCAGCTTTGCCTGCAACTGTGGAacagaaaattagaaatgttcatGCTGCTGTTTTTCATTTACCAAATGCAGAGACGAGGTGCTATATTGTGCAATAAGCAACAAATTGGGTCAAAACACTTTTTTACATTACATGTGCGTACTGTTGTAATAACAGCACATTATGCATGCATGCAACTAACCATAACAATAGCAAACTCTAATCCTGATCCCGTAGTGAGTGTGTGTTGTTAATTAACATTATTCAGTACTACACTGTAATACGGACTCCTTAAAACAAAGTGTAACACAAAATTGCATTGTTGAGAGAAGAGGAAACAGTTGCATCAGTGCTTAAGTCATATTTAATTATCATGATcagaaattatgtaaaatatcaaattaaatgcaaaaatatacaaACACCATAAGCAtgtattttagttcccctcattACACAAAAAATCCTTCAAATTAATAAACAGAAtaagaatattatattattattatgaaaaacacAAATAGACATTAATTAGAAACAATAGCTACTTAATTGAATAATTGTATTGTAATAAGGACGTCGATGTAACCCAAAATCGTATTGTTGAGGGAAAAAATGTTGCACCAGCGCttaagtcacattttattattacattcagaaataatgcaaGCATTTACAAACACTATATGTATATCAGTCTCCCTTATTCcacaaaaatcattcaaataaatatgcaaacaaacgagaattaaaaaaaaagtgtaattatgaAGTACAGAAATTAAAGTTGCATtcattataaacaatatttatttgaaacccCAAAAGCCTGAATTAATTTAAACCAGAACTGAATTACCGGCATGTGGGAAATGTGCTAAACAATTAAACCTGACTTGCTTTGCCATGTGTTCAAGCTGAATATGAAGAGAGATTAAAAACCAAAACCCAAGAAATTAAAGATTTTCAATTGTTCTTGTTGAATTGACCAATAATTACCAtcaattatatacaaaaaaacacAGAAGGTAAGACCTGAGTATTtgggaaaagagaaaagagagtcCATCTGTTGTCCAGTGGAATAACTTGTCGGATATTGTTAAAATAGTGGTGCaattattacatataataaaaaacaattcggTCAGCGTCtctttaaataaaggttaaagcTGACATATAGTCCAATCCAAGTATATGAGTGGATCTCATTTGTtatgaatccaaatgtttccatattcacaaTGTAACGTTTGGGTTGCAATACTTgttttatattatgtaaataaggCTTTTCTAGTTCACTCGCGTCTCAATATCCACGTTAAACCACAATCTTTACATGCACAAAGACGCTCTGGAATAGTTTTGAATAATTGCAGCACGTTTCAGACGATATAATAAGGCAGCTTATATTTACATTGCAAATGTAAAATCACGTTGCGATTGGTCAGATGATAAAATGCTTTTTAAGCACTCTGAAGTATATCTTTGACCCTTTTTcgaatatttgaatgttttttgtatttacatttgtgaatgcaaagatttatccctttaaataccctacttttttattgtttttaccatAATGAAGACGTTTTCACTGACATGAACCAAAGAAATGACCAAACATTGTTATATCCATAGCACTTTATTTCCCATCACTCACAATTGTTTGTACGTTCAATCACTGCAGGATCCCTGACCGAGTGTTACGATGAACTCGGCAACCGTTACCAGCTTCCGGTTTATTGCCTGGCTCCGCCTCTCAACCTGATCACAGAGAGAAGTGAGGAAGACCTGTCAGAAAACCCTGAGCCCCTGACGACGCAGAAGAAGGAGTTCCAGCTGAAGGTGCGGCTCTCCAGCGGGAAAGACCTGCGTCTGAACGCCAGCATGTCCGACAGCATCGGCCTCCTGAAGAAGCAGCTGCAAGCTCAGGAGAACATTGAGCTGGCACATCAACGCTGGTTCTTCTCTGGAAAGCTCCTCACAGACAAAACCCGCCTGCAGGACACCAAGATCCAGAAGGACTTTGTGATCCAGGTCATCGTGAACCAACCCGCACCAAACCAATAAGACGGAGTGGACCGAGCGACATAAAGGACCAAACCACAGCAGCTGAGAAACGTTTTGCACAAAAAAGAATCGAGACGGACAAGCGGCTTGATCCTGCTGTTTTAGAAATGCCCCACAGCTGTGGAAAATCTAGGAGAAACTAATAAACCAAATGCAACGGAGTGCCAACGTGAATTTGGTAGCGAAGCACACTGATTTGAGTCTATCCCGCAAAACACCTTTAGTGATCTCAACTTTTAAGATACGCGAACCTTTGAGCTTCATTTTGCACACTTGAGAGTATCTTAGAATAGCCGTGCCTTGAAACCAGAGTAGATTTTAGTTTATATTCCGCTGGCGTTCGGTCTCTTTCACATGCTTTTTGTTTCTTACGACCGACGTCTTTCTTGGAGCACAACAACGCGGTGCTTTTTCTATGCAATCTCAAAACCGGAAAAAGACGCTGATATCATCCGATGTTCGCTGGAGGCCAGTGCTCAGAGACACATTAAACTCGCAGTGAAGCCACACATCTTCATCAGCCTCCGTGCCCTGTAGATTACAGACCATCGTGTAGATGAAACCCTATTGCTGCCTTCTCAAAAGGGAAGAATGGACACACTATCAGTTTAATGGctgttcctcttcctcttttATTGTCCTGTAAGCACTCAGGCTTCAATCAGTCAATATTGCTAGGATTTTCAGAGATTATATTCTGTACTATTCCAGTCTTTATCTTGCTTTTCTAGTAACTTGGGAGTTAGACTTTTTACTGATTCTTAAACCTTTATCAGAGGCATTACAATTTTGATTATAATTAACCACGAGCATCACTTTAAGAATGCATTCTGTAGCTGTTATCTGTATTAGGCCTGTAACATGTTCACAAACGCTCGGATGGAAACATTTCTTTTACTAAAGACACTCTCTGCTCCTGATTACAACACCGTGTGAGTCTCGGCGCACACCAGGCCGGTTAGAAACAGCTCATTACCTCACTGACAACTGTTCCTCATTAGTCTCTGGCGTGCTCCTTATACGTTTTGTCTTGTATCACGCTATTTCTTCTACTCTGGgctactttctttcttctgttgttacagaacaaacaaatacacGGTGGTGTAGACGAATCTttcattaatcattcatttatcaTCGCAAATTCCAGGAGTTTCAGTCACTATGCAAATCGCGTCCTTTTGCATTCGAGTAATATTCCAGGTTAAATACGAGTTACCGAAACCTCTGTATTGCataatcataaataattaataaactccATAATTGCATTGCACTTGCAGTGTAAAGTCAATGTGGCACGCACTTTGATAAAAGACGGTATGCAGTAGCTTCAATTAATAATTCACCACAAAATTGGTAATTAGTTGCAAACCTGTGgaacataacatttcaataattttttttttttcataaaatgaaagtctgtgtgggtcagtgttttattttattgtttaaattatgagataaaaggtcATTTTTGAGATAAGAGATGCAATTAAAAAGTAATCATTAGTTAATTTGTAATTATGAtcttaaaaaaattcataattctGATAAAAGCCTCAACTTTTCAAAATGTATGACTGCTTTTATGATTGTGATACCATCTCAAAATGAAGTCAAAATTCATAAATCTGACAAACTGCATTTAATAATCTCAATTTGGgtttatatttagaaattttgGTCAGAATTATGATTGAGATCTTGGTTTCAACTTtgatttatctaaaaaaaaaaattatcatatttttttaaatcatatttatctCATAGCaaaatctgtaataataataaaatgtgacttatttgtccataaaatgaaagtcaatAGTAGTCCATTGTAGTTTTGGACTTCTTGAGCTGTCATTATGTCCCAAAAAAcctgtaaaaacatttaatatatcttTTGTTCTTTGTAGAAGAAAGcaagtctcacaggtttggatTTGTAAAAggtgaccatttttatttttgggtgaactatcgctttaaccTGGAATATTTCCAGTCCTGCACATCGCAGAGATTAATAACATGGCATCGAGGGCAAAATCCTCCAGTCGTGGTTTAGGACGAAGATGCACTCAGAACCTGCCATAATTCATGTGCATCATGCTTTGATAAGAAAAAGAAACCGTACACTAATATTGTGTACTCCTTAGATCCTGCATACTTTGCCTCCTTTTTCCCAGGTCGTTAGCGGCGGGAGCTGTGTGATAAACCTGTCTGAATGAGAGCATTCTCCTGCTCTTACTCAGCTCAATATGAAACCCATTATACTGAGACACGAGTCCAAATAGATGCAGTGTTGCTGCTAATGATAGAGCCAAAGCAACAAGCCTCTCATCGGCATCCGTCTTTTTGTTAAACATGTCAGAAAACAAAAACGAGTTGCTACACTTCAGTTAGTAATATTAAGAATGAATGCATATAGATTACAAGGGTTATAGTCGACCTTGCTGTTATTTTTGCAGTAATTCTAGGGCAATGGTTTGATGTAGTTCTTCTGCATCAATGTTTCAGGACAGTAGATGTTTTATGTATGCTTTCTCTTTGTTTGAATGTCTGTCtgatgtggtttaaggtttgtcTCATGACATGAAGTTTCCAGATTTGACTGAGGAAGCTGCTGGGAAGCCGTACGTGTGGATCTTTTTGATTTCAGGAGACTCACTTTGGACGTTTTTCTTTCGAATCCCAGATTATAGGAAGCCATTACATTGAACTCAAGCCTGCTGGGGGTCTGCGTGTATGGAAGCTCATTTctgccacataagaaaaaaaaaatcacgcttAACTAAATCATAATTGTGACCCAATATCTCAAAGTTGAGATGCAAGTATGCGATTAAAAGTCCAAATTGAGATTACAAagtacacaaaacaaaaataaaagttgtaattGTCACAATGGACcatctcataatttcaacttttcaTAATTTAGTTTCTGTGTATTTCAAATTTAATTGactttttaatttgataaatcTGACTGTCCTAAATTTGTATTTG includes these proteins:
- the ubtd1b gene encoding ubiquitin domain-containing protein 1 gives rise to the protein MGGCVGRERAESDARASRTQRKRGGRNEPLKKDKLKWKSDYPMTEGQLRSKRDEFWDTAPAFEGRKEIWDALKAAAVALECNDHELAQAIVDGANITLPHGSLTECYDELGNRYQLPVYCLAPPLNLITERSEEDLSENPEPLTTQKKEFQLKVRLSSGKDLRLNASMSDSIGLLKKQLQAQENIELAHQRWFFSGKLLTDKTRLQDTKIQKDFVIQVIVNQPAPNQ